In the Elusimicrobiota bacterium genome, TTCTCCTTGTGACGGCACGGTTATGGAAGTTACGGAGGATGATAATTTTAAAATCGTAAGGGTTTTTCTATCTGTTTTTAGCGTTCATCTTCAGAGGTCGCCTGTAGAAGGTTCTGTAGCGGATGTTCAGTACAATCCGGGCAAGTTTTTGCCGGCAATGGATCCTAAGGCTCACGAGTTGAACGAAAATAACATAATAACAATTGACAGCCCTAAGGGCAGATTCAAAGTTAAGCAGATAGCAGGAATTTTAGCTCGCAGGGTAGTATCATGGGTGAAACCTAAAGATAATTTAGCGCAAGGACAAAAAATTGGTTTTATAAAGTTCGGTTCTCAGGTTGATTTGTTTACTCCTAAGAATGTAAATTTAAATGTTAAGGTAGGAGACAAGGTTTTCGGAGGAAAGACAGTTTTCGGGAAGTTTAAAAATGACTGAAAAAAAATTAAGAGGCATATATTTATTGCCCAGTATAATTACCGCCGTAAATATTTCGGCAGGTTTTATTTCAATTATATTTTCTATTCAGAATTCATTTGCCGCAGCTGCTTGGGCAATCATTGTTGCAATGGTAATGGACATATTAGACGGCCGAATAGCTCGTATGGCAAAAGCAACAAGCCGTTTTGGTATTGAGTTTGATTCTTTAGCTGACCTTGTATCTTTTGGGGTAGCGCCGGCAATATTGATGTATAAAATGATTTTGCACGGCTTAAATAATCCGGGAATTGCAATAGCGCTCTTTTATGTACTTGCCGGAGCTTTGCGCCTGGCAAGATTTAATGTAAAAACAATGGAAGAGGAAACACCGGCAGATTATATCGGACTTCCGATTCCTGCCGCAGCGGCTATACTTGCTTCATTTGCTTTAAGCTATGAGTTATTTGAAATAAGCAATGAAGTTCCAGTGAATATGATACCGATTGTTTCTGACAGAATGCCGTTTTTCTTTAAAATTTCACCAATATTGATGGTGTTTATATCTGTTTTGATGGTTTCAAATGTGCCTTACGCCTCGTTTAAAAAATTCAAGGCTGACAGGCCGAAATCTTTACAAATAATAATTTTTACCGTTATTGCGATTATGATGATAATTATATATCCTCAAAATACTTTTTTTATACTTTTTGTTGGATACCTTCTTTCGGGCCTTGCATTGTACTTGTTAAGATACTGGAGATTAAGAAAGTCTATAATTGAAAATTTTCAAAAACGAAGAAACGGGCTTATGAAAAATAAAATGGCAGGTGATAAAAATGAAAAATAAAATAATTTTTTTTGATACAACTCTAAGAGATGGAGAACAATCTCCGGGTGCAAGCCTGAACATAAGCGAAAAATTGGAGATTGCAAAACAATTGGCTGCCTTGGGTGTAGATGTAATTGAAGCGGGATTTCCTATTTCAAGCCGTGGAGATTTTGAATCGGTAAAACTGGTTGCTCAGAAAATAAAAGGCCCTGCAATCGCAGGTTTGGCTCGCGCTCAGGAAAAGGATATTCTTGCCTGCTGGAATGCTGTGAAATACTCAAAAAATCCTAGAATTCACACTTTCATTGCGACATCCGATATCCACATTAAAAAGAAATTTAAAAAAACAAGAGCCGAAATTTTGGATATGGCGGTTAATGCTGTCCGATATGCAAAGAAATTTTGCGATAATGTAGAATTTTCAGCAGAAGATGCCGGCCGCTCGGATTTTTCTTATCTGTGTCAGGTGATAGAAAGTGTTATTGATGCCGGAGCTACTACTGTTAATATTCCTGATACTGTCGGGTATACTATGCCCCAGGAGTTCGGAGAATTGATAAGAAAAATAAATATGAAGGTAAAAAATATTGATAAAGCTGTTATCAGCGTTCATTGCCATAATGATCTGGGCTTGGCGGTTGCAAATTCGCTGTCAGCGATATCAAACGGCGCAAGACAGGTTGAATGCACCATTAATGGAATAGGAGAACGCGCTGGTAACGCTTCTTTGGAAGAAATTGTCATGGCTTTGAAAACTCGAAAGAATTATTTCGGTTTTGATTACGATATTGATACAAAAGAGATATATAAAACTTCGAGGATGGTTTCTAAACTAACCGGAATTGTAGTACAGCCGAACAAGGCGATCGTTGGCGCAAACGCCTTCGCCCACGAGGCAGGCATTCATCAGGACGGTATTATCAAGGAACGCACCACATATGAAATAATGCAGCCTCAGGATGTAGGGATACCATCAAGCAAGCTTGTTTTAGGCAAACATTCCGGCCGTCATGCATTGGCGGGAAGGATCAAAGATCTTGGAATAAGCGTAAAAAATGAAGAGATTGACAAAATCTTTGAAAAATTTAAAGAGCTCGCTGACAAAAAGAAATATATTTTTGATGATGATATTATTGCCTTGGCTGAAGAAGGGACGAGCAGTTTGAAAGAAGTATATGCTTTGGAATATCTTAATGCTTCTTCAGGAACCGGCGTCGTCCCGACTGCCACAATACGCATTTCAAAACAGGGTG is a window encoding:
- a CDS encoding phosphatidylserine decarboxylase; the protein is MSVVKEGLFLIIIPLVLGFFFLFIIKELGIILIILALFFAYFFRDPAREIVKSRDEILSPCDGTVMEVTEDDNFKIVRVFLSVFSVHLQRSPVEGSVADVQYNPGKFLPAMDPKAHELNENNIITIDSPKGRFKVKQIAGILARRVVSWVKPKDNLAQGQKIGFIKFGSQVDLFTPKNVNLNVKVGDKVFGGKTVFGKFKND
- the pssA gene encoding CDP-diacylglycerol--serine O-phosphatidyltransferase, encoding MTEKKLRGIYLLPSIITAVNISAGFISIIFSIQNSFAAAAWAIIVAMVMDILDGRIARMAKATSRFGIEFDSLADLVSFGVAPAILMYKMILHGLNNPGIAIALFYVLAGALRLARFNVKTMEEETPADYIGLPIPAAAAILASFALSYELFEISNEVPVNMIPIVSDRMPFFFKISPILMVFISVLMVSNVPYASFKKFKADRPKSLQIIIFTVIAIMMIIIYPQNTFFILFVGYLLSGLALYLLRYWRLRKSIIENFQKRRNGLMKNKMAGDKNEK
- a CDS encoding 2-isopropylmalate synthase; this encodes MKNKIIFFDTTLRDGEQSPGASLNISEKLEIAKQLAALGVDVIEAGFPISSRGDFESVKLVAQKIKGPAIAGLARAQEKDILACWNAVKYSKNPRIHTFIATSDIHIKKKFKKTRAEILDMAVNAVRYAKKFCDNVEFSAEDAGRSDFSYLCQVIESVIDAGATTVNIPDTVGYTMPQEFGELIRKINMKVKNIDKAVISVHCHNDLGLAVANSLSAISNGARQVECTINGIGERAGNASLEEIVMALKTRKNYFGFDYDIDTKEIYKTSRMVSKLTGIVVQPNKAIVGANAFAHEAGIHQDGIIKERTTYEIMQPQDVGIPSSKLVLGKHSGRHALAGRIKDLGISVKNEEIDKIFEKFKELADKKKYIFDDDIIALAEEGTSSLKEVYALEYLNASSGTGVVPTATIRISKQGDKKEIFQEAACGDGPVDAVYKAIDKIVGLKLHLSDYNLRAISAGEDAQGEVNLKVEHKGVTFSGKGTSTDIIEASAKAYLNAINKIVSRSKAALSKKKVSL